A region of Anguilla rostrata isolate EN2019 chromosome 10, ASM1855537v3, whole genome shotgun sequence DNA encodes the following proteins:
- the si:dkey-98f17.5 gene encoding uncharacterized protein si:dkey-98f17.5 isoform X1, with amino-acid sequence MSGSRKPRSVANPLDSAITTPSERILRECHNLYIDSDNGLVKIASSLGLRLLPPRKKIIVMIMGNHSAGKSSFINWYVEEHIQKTGVAIETQGFTFVTSGRKRESLTGNATLHLYPHFRPLLEFKGVTDYVSAEISTSKQKKFSLVTFVDTPGLVDGDMVYPFDVNSAIIWFGEQADLIFVFFDPMGQALCKRTLNIVEKLSEKCGDKLFFYLSKADEAGRETDRQRVMMQIVQELCRRPGLNKCGFEMPTIYIPNPQKPSRCENQIEGVCQTIEKTINQAVQKTLDQLEKDCDLICSTVSSKLAQDRVDVSYNRTARMRSFLFGTLGVLLPTLIILSFVVNALAQEELEGLVGEGLARAFSLSAAAVVIVWEWIPEDSQILFVIFFGAFCYLLVFLAKYFASRGNRTLTKKEKRSLAKFNDYIQDVVRPRKGELYEEYLQQCAAEYDF; translated from the exons ATGTCTGGCAGTAGGAAGCCCAGGTCGGTGGCAAACCCTTTGGATTCGGCTATCACTACACCAAGCGAACGAATATTGAGAGAATGCCACAATCTGTATATCGACAGCGACAACG GCCTGGTGAAGATAGCCAGCAGCCTGGGCCTCCGGCTCCTTCCTCCTCGGAAGAAAATCATTGTGATGATAATGGGGAACCACTCTGCAGGGAAGAGCTCCTTCATTAACTG GTACGTGGAAGAGCACATTCAGAAAACGGGAGTGGCCATCGAGACGCAAGGCTTCACCTTCGTGACCAGCGGGAGAAAAAGGGAGTCGTTGACG ggcaATGCGACGCTGCACCTGTACCCCCATTTCCGTCCCCTTTTGGAGTTTAAAG GTGTCACCGACTACGTCTCCGCTGAGATCTCCACCTCCAAGCAGAAGAAGTTCAGCCTGGTGACGTTCGTGGACACGCCGGGCCTGGTCGACGGTGACATGGTCTACCCCTTTGATGTGAACAGCGCCATCATCTGGTTCG GTGAGCAGGCGGACCTGATCTTCGTCTTCTTCGACCCCATGGGCCAGGCCCTGTGCAAGCGCACGCTCAACATCGTGGAGAAGCTGAGCGAGAAGTGCGGGGACAAGCTCTTCTTCTACCTCAGCAAGGCGGACGAGGCCGGCCGGGAGACGGACAGGCAG AGAGTGATGATGCAGATTGTTCAAGAGCTGTGTCGGAGGCCAGGCCTGAACAAATGTGGTTTTGAGATGCCCACCATATACATCCCTAACCCACAAAAG CCCAGCCGGTGCGAGAACCAGATCGAGGGAGTCTGTCAGACCATCGAGAAGACCATCAACCAGGCCGTCCAGAAAACCCTGGACCAGCTGGAGAAGGACTGCGACCTCATCTGCTCCACCGTCAGCAGCAAACTGGCCCAGGACAG GGTGGACGTGAGCTACAATAGGACGGCCCGCATGCGCTCCTTCCTCTTCGGCACGCTGGGCGTCCTGCTGCCCACCCTCATCATCCTCAGCTTCGTGGTGAACGCCCTCGctcaggaggagctggaggggctggtgggggaggggctggcccgggccttctctctgtctgcg GCGGCGGTGGTGATCGTCTGGGAGTGGATACCGGAAGACAGCCAAATTTTGTTCGTGATCTTTTTCGGAGCCTTCTGCTACCTCTTGGTATTTCTCGCCAAATATTTCGCAAG CCGGGGCAACAGAACCCTCAccaagaaggagaagaggagccTGGCGAAGTTCAACGACTACATCCAGGACGTGGTCAGACCCAGAAAG GGGGAACTGTACGAAGAATACCTCCAACAGTGCGCGGCTGAGTACGACTTCTGA
- the slc2a11b gene encoding solute carrier family 2, facilitated glucose transporter member 11b isoform X1, giving the protein MPKEKGDMTEYQPLLKDFKDIDRPSRFPNKSLLLAVCAACIGGTFQYGYNVSIINAPTQSVQNFINQTWIYRYDAQITEELLTLLWSTIVSIFTIGGLVGSLVGGTLAMRFGRKGALLLNNTFALLAALMMGISHLTGYYELLVIGRFLSGVNAGVGMCVQPLYLGEIAPRALRGGMSMGTSIFLTGGLLIGQVIGLHELLGKAEHWPILLSTTCIPAVLQLLILPWFPESPRFLLLDRGDEAACTKALKQLHGGDGYRREMEDMEKERISSLGVKAKKPWEVFSDRSIRWQLITVILINSAQQLNGINAIYFYASYIFRQAGIPEDKILYVTVGTGACECLTALTCGMLIDSLGRRALIIGGYTLMAVWCICVTITVTLQELSPWVPYISMACVFAFILSFGLGPGGVTNILTIELFTQATRPAAFMIGGSVNWLSFFFIGMVFPFIVNGLQQYCFLVFLAICSLVVIYIFFIVPETKNKTFLEIQEEFLSRDLIKKRKSEGSNGHGVNLLSMPL; this is encoded by the exons ATGCCCAAAGAAAAAGGGGACATGACGGAATACCAACCGCTGCTCAAAGACTTTAAAGATATCGACCGGCCCAGTCGG TTCCCCAACAAGTCGCTTCTCCtggctgtctgtgctgcatgcATTGGAGGAACTTTTCAGTATGGCTACAATGTGTCCATCATCAATGCTCCCACCCAG TCCGTGCAGAACTTCATCAACCAAACCTGGATCTATCGATATGACGCTCAGATCACAGAGGAACTGCTCACCTTGCTTTGGTCCACAATCGTGTCCATCTTCACCATTGGCGGGCTTGTTGGATCTTTAGTTGGAGGAACGCTGGCTATGAGGTTTGGGAG AAAAGGGGCACTGCTATTAAACAACACATTTGCTCTGCTGGCTGCCCTGATGATGGGCATTAGCCATCTGACCGGCTACTATGAGCTGCTGGTCATTGGGAGGTTTTTGTCCGGTGTAAATGCAG GTGTGGGTATGTGCGTTCAGCCACTCTACCTGGGGGAAATCGCCCCCAGGGCACTGCGTGGGGGGATGTCCATGGGAACGTCCATCTTCCTCACCGGCGGACTCTTGATAGGACAGGTGATTGGGCTGCA TGAGCTGCTCGGCAAAGCGGAGCACTGGCCCATCCTGCTGTCCACCACCTGCATCCCCGCCGTCCTGCAGCTCCTCATTCTGCCCTGGTTCCCCGAGAGCCCGCGGTTCCTGCTCCTGGACCGGGGGGACGAGGCGGCGTGCACCAAGG CGCTGAAACAGCTGCACGGTGGGGACGGCTACCGCAGGGAGATGGAGGacatggagaaggagaggatcAGCTCCCTGGGGGTCAAGGCCAAGAAGCCCTGGGAGGTTTTCAGCGACCGCAGCATCCGCTGGCAGCTCATTACCGTGATTCTCATCAACAGCGCCCAGCAGCTGAACGGCATCAACGCC ATTTACTTCTATGCCAGCTACATCTTTAGGCAAGCGGGGATCCCGGAAGATAAGATTCTCTACGTCACAGTGGGAACGGGAGCTTGTGAATGTCTTACCGCCCTCACATGC GGCATGCTAATCGATTCTCTCGGACGAAGAGCACTGATCATCGGGGGATACACTCTCATGGCAGTCTGGTGCATTTGTGTCACGATAACTGTCACCTTACAG GAACTGAGTCCATGGGTTCCATATATCAGCATGGCCTGTGTGTTTGCCTTCATTTTGAGCTTTGGCCTGGGACCAG GTGGAGTGACCAACATCCTGACCATAGAGCTGTTCACGCAGGCGACACGGCCCGCCGCCTTCATGATAGGAGGATCAGTCAACTGGCTGAGCTTCTTCTTCATCGGCATGGTGTTCCCGTTCATTGTG AATGGGCTGCAGCAGTACTGCTTCCTCGTCTTCCTGGCCATCTGCAGCCTGGTGGTGATATACATATTCTTCATCGTCCCGGAGACGAAGAACAAAACCTTCCTGGAAATCCAAGAGGAGTTCCTGTCCAGGGACTTGATCAAGAAGCGCAAGTCTGAAGGCAGCAACGGCCACGGGGTGAACTTGCTGTCGATGCCTCTGTGA
- the slc2a11b gene encoding solute carrier family 2, facilitated glucose transporter member 11b isoform X2, whose protein sequence is MDSPSRADESVQLNKQFPNKSLLLAVCAACIGGTFQYGYNVSIINAPTQSVQNFINQTWIYRYDAQITEELLTLLWSTIVSIFTIGGLVGSLVGGTLAMRFGRKGALLLNNTFALLAALMMGISHLTGYYELLVIGRFLSGVNAGVGMCVQPLYLGEIAPRALRGGMSMGTSIFLTGGLLIGQVIGLHELLGKAEHWPILLSTTCIPAVLQLLILPWFPESPRFLLLDRGDEAACTKALKQLHGGDGYRREMEDMEKERISSLGVKAKKPWEVFSDRSIRWQLITVILINSAQQLNGINAIYFYASYIFRQAGIPEDKILYVTVGTGACECLTALTCGMLIDSLGRRALIIGGYTLMAVWCICVTITVTLQELSPWVPYISMACVFAFILSFGLGPGGVTNILTIELFTQATRPAAFMIGGSVNWLSFFFIGMVFPFIVNGLQQYCFLVFLAICSLVVIYIFFIVPETKNKTFLEIQEEFLSRDLIKKRKSEGSNGHGVNLLSMPL, encoded by the exons ATGGACAGTCCTTCAAGAGCTGACGAATCTGTACAGTTAAATAAACAG TTCCCCAACAAGTCGCTTCTCCtggctgtctgtgctgcatgcATTGGAGGAACTTTTCAGTATGGCTACAATGTGTCCATCATCAATGCTCCCACCCAG TCCGTGCAGAACTTCATCAACCAAACCTGGATCTATCGATATGACGCTCAGATCACAGAGGAACTGCTCACCTTGCTTTGGTCCACAATCGTGTCCATCTTCACCATTGGCGGGCTTGTTGGATCTTTAGTTGGAGGAACGCTGGCTATGAGGTTTGGGAG AAAAGGGGCACTGCTATTAAACAACACATTTGCTCTGCTGGCTGCCCTGATGATGGGCATTAGCCATCTGACCGGCTACTATGAGCTGCTGGTCATTGGGAGGTTTTTGTCCGGTGTAAATGCAG GTGTGGGTATGTGCGTTCAGCCACTCTACCTGGGGGAAATCGCCCCCAGGGCACTGCGTGGGGGGATGTCCATGGGAACGTCCATCTTCCTCACCGGCGGACTCTTGATAGGACAGGTGATTGGGCTGCA TGAGCTGCTCGGCAAAGCGGAGCACTGGCCCATCCTGCTGTCCACCACCTGCATCCCCGCCGTCCTGCAGCTCCTCATTCTGCCCTGGTTCCCCGAGAGCCCGCGGTTCCTGCTCCTGGACCGGGGGGACGAGGCGGCGTGCACCAAGG CGCTGAAACAGCTGCACGGTGGGGACGGCTACCGCAGGGAGATGGAGGacatggagaaggagaggatcAGCTCCCTGGGGGTCAAGGCCAAGAAGCCCTGGGAGGTTTTCAGCGACCGCAGCATCCGCTGGCAGCTCATTACCGTGATTCTCATCAACAGCGCCCAGCAGCTGAACGGCATCAACGCC ATTTACTTCTATGCCAGCTACATCTTTAGGCAAGCGGGGATCCCGGAAGATAAGATTCTCTACGTCACAGTGGGAACGGGAGCTTGTGAATGTCTTACCGCCCTCACATGC GGCATGCTAATCGATTCTCTCGGACGAAGAGCACTGATCATCGGGGGATACACTCTCATGGCAGTCTGGTGCATTTGTGTCACGATAACTGTCACCTTACAG GAACTGAGTCCATGGGTTCCATATATCAGCATGGCCTGTGTGTTTGCCTTCATTTTGAGCTTTGGCCTGGGACCAG GTGGAGTGACCAACATCCTGACCATAGAGCTGTTCACGCAGGCGACACGGCCCGCCGCCTTCATGATAGGAGGATCAGTCAACTGGCTGAGCTTCTTCTTCATCGGCATGGTGTTCCCGTTCATTGTG AATGGGCTGCAGCAGTACTGCTTCCTCGTCTTCCTGGCCATCTGCAGCCTGGTGGTGATATACATATTCTTCATCGTCCCGGAGACGAAGAACAAAACCTTCCTGGAAATCCAAGAGGAGTTCCTGTCCAGGGACTTGATCAAGAAGCGCAAGTCTGAAGGCAGCAACGGCCACGGGGTGAACTTGCTGTCGATGCCTCTGTGA
- the si:dkey-98f17.5 gene encoding uncharacterized protein si:dkey-98f17.5 isoform X2 produces the protein MIMGNHSAGKSSFINWYVEEHIQKTGVAIETQGFTFVTSGRKRESLTGNATLHLYPHFRPLLEFKGVTDYVSAEISTSKQKKFSLVTFVDTPGLVDGDMVYPFDVNSAIIWFGEQADLIFVFFDPMGQALCKRTLNIVEKLSEKCGDKLFFYLSKADEAGRETDRQRVMMQIVQELCRRPGLNKCGFEMPTIYIPNPQKPSRCENQIEGVCQTIEKTINQAVQKTLDQLEKDCDLICSTVSSKLAQDRVDVSYNRTARMRSFLFGTLGVLLPTLIILSFVVNALAQEELEGLVGEGLARAFSLSAAAVVIVWEWIPEDSQILFVIFFGAFCYLLVFLAKYFASRGNRTLTKKEKRSLAKFNDYIQDVVRPRKGELYEEYLQQCAAEYDF, from the exons ATGATAATGGGGAACCACTCTGCAGGGAAGAGCTCCTTCATTAACTG GTACGTGGAAGAGCACATTCAGAAAACGGGAGTGGCCATCGAGACGCAAGGCTTCACCTTCGTGACCAGCGGGAGAAAAAGGGAGTCGTTGACG ggcaATGCGACGCTGCACCTGTACCCCCATTTCCGTCCCCTTTTGGAGTTTAAAG GTGTCACCGACTACGTCTCCGCTGAGATCTCCACCTCCAAGCAGAAGAAGTTCAGCCTGGTGACGTTCGTGGACACGCCGGGCCTGGTCGACGGTGACATGGTCTACCCCTTTGATGTGAACAGCGCCATCATCTGGTTCG GTGAGCAGGCGGACCTGATCTTCGTCTTCTTCGACCCCATGGGCCAGGCCCTGTGCAAGCGCACGCTCAACATCGTGGAGAAGCTGAGCGAGAAGTGCGGGGACAAGCTCTTCTTCTACCTCAGCAAGGCGGACGAGGCCGGCCGGGAGACGGACAGGCAG AGAGTGATGATGCAGATTGTTCAAGAGCTGTGTCGGAGGCCAGGCCTGAACAAATGTGGTTTTGAGATGCCCACCATATACATCCCTAACCCACAAAAG CCCAGCCGGTGCGAGAACCAGATCGAGGGAGTCTGTCAGACCATCGAGAAGACCATCAACCAGGCCGTCCAGAAAACCCTGGACCAGCTGGAGAAGGACTGCGACCTCATCTGCTCCACCGTCAGCAGCAAACTGGCCCAGGACAG GGTGGACGTGAGCTACAATAGGACGGCCCGCATGCGCTCCTTCCTCTTCGGCACGCTGGGCGTCCTGCTGCCCACCCTCATCATCCTCAGCTTCGTGGTGAACGCCCTCGctcaggaggagctggaggggctggtgggggaggggctggcccgggccttctctctgtctgcg GCGGCGGTGGTGATCGTCTGGGAGTGGATACCGGAAGACAGCCAAATTTTGTTCGTGATCTTTTTCGGAGCCTTCTGCTACCTCTTGGTATTTCTCGCCAAATATTTCGCAAG CCGGGGCAACAGAACCCTCAccaagaaggagaagaggagccTGGCGAAGTTCAACGACTACATCCAGGACGTGGTCAGACCCAGAAAG GGGGAACTGTACGAAGAATACCTCCAACAGTGCGCGGCTGAGTACGACTTCTGA